The following proteins are encoded in a genomic region of Brachypodium distachyon strain Bd21 chromosome 1, Brachypodium_distachyon_v3.0, whole genome shotgun sequence:
- the LOC100821762 gene encoding protein EGG APPARATUS-1: MIAMNATRDLVSSGLGRVKQQATAVASTVSPYLVPKMSAGELVASGLGRVRSEAAAAVATREGAARAAALVIGGAVGVYFLLPAAAAPAAAGAMMKAPGAAGFVVSRVAFLANKQLYFKVLHTAGAAAAVAVLA; encoded by the coding sequence ATGATCGCAATGAACGCCACGCGCGACCTCGTCTCCTCCGGGCTCGGCCGCGTCAAGCAGCAGGCGACCGCCGTGGCCTCCACCGTCTCGCCGTACCTCGTCCCCAAGATGAGCGCGGGCGAGCTCGTGGCGTCGGGGCTCGGCCGCGTCaggagcgaggcggcggccgcggtcgCCACGCGCGAGGGCGCCGCGCGTGCCGCGGCGCTGGTCAtaggcggcgccgtgggcgtcTACTTCCTGCtccccgcggccgcggcgccggccgccgcgggcgccaTGATGAAGGCGCCCGGCGCGGCAGGCTTCGTCGTCTCCCGCGTGGCGTTCCTGGCCAACAAGCAGCTCTACTTCAAGGTGCTCCAcacggccggcgccgcggcggcagtcGCGGTCCTCGCGTAG
- the LOC100835813 gene encoding uncharacterized protein LOC100835813 — MAFPKAPAAARRLLLPSGAALQRTAAGFSLGFDIDDFAGLWELIKAKAAELAPFFTGLLAALSEKADELFPPETRSETLGRWLHVAFTVAAPAALGALALFCCCRCCCCCRSGRGRGGGRRTTMVAPGRGGARMPRGAFEGNPRGYFRDLRANKPLVY, encoded by the coding sequence ATGGCTTTCCCAAAGGCACCCGCAGCAGCGAGGCGGCTCCTCCTGCCGAGCGGCGCAGCCCTGCagcgcaccgccgccggcttcaGCCTCGGCTTCGACATCGACGACTTCGCCGGCCTGTGGGAGCTCATCAAGGCGAAAGCCGCCGAGCTCGCGCCCTTCTTCACGGGCCTCTTGGCCGCGCTCTCCGAGAAGGCCGACGAGCTCTTCCCGCCGGAGACCCGCTCGGAGACGCTCGGGCGCTGGCTGCACGTCGCGTTCACCGTGGCGGCCCCGGCCGCGCTCGGCGCCCTCGCGCtgttctgctgctgccgctgctgctgctgctgcaggagcgggcgcggccgcggcggcgggcgccggacGACGATGGTGGCCCctgggcggggcggcgcgcgcatgCCGCGGGGCGCGTTCGAGGGGAATCCGCGGGGGTACTTCCGCGACCTCCGCGCGAACAAGCCGCTCGTGTACTAA
- the LOC112269807 gene encoding protein EGG APPARATUS-1-like, translated as MAFHGVAAAVAVGAVAVGAYVFWPAAVVTAGAMMKAPGAAGYFISRAAFEANPQLYFELLRTVGAKAAAAAFAFVA; from the coding sequence ATGGCTTTCCATGGCGTCGCGGCAGCGGTGGCCGTGGGAGCAGTCGCCGTAGGCGCCTACGTCTTTTGGCCCGCGGCCGTCGTCACTGCCGGCGCCATGATGAAGGCGCCGGGCGCCGCCGGGTACTTCATCTCGAGGGCGGCCTTCGAGGCCAACCCACAGCTTTACTTCGAGCTGCTTCGCACGGTCGGAGctaaggcggcggcggctgccttcGCCTTCGTCGCGTAG